A single Planctomycetota bacterium DNA region contains:
- a CDS encoding peptidase — protein sequence MLRMIDAHLDLAWNALSYGRDITRPLTSINDYERGMSDCPSRGHATVCLPEMRRAGIGICVGTLLARVKPQVRPAAGHARIGIDYPTAPMAAAAAMGQLAYYDWLEREGHIRRLRTASDVRTHWANHAVDPHKIGLILAMEGADPIIAPDDAPAWFVRGLRVVNLVHRGQNAYAVGTSEEGPLTAAGIELLKQFEDLGVIVDTTHLSDASFFQTLDIFSGPVIASHNNCRTLAPHQRQFSDEQLRLLIEREGVIGVVFNNWMLVPGWKTGVTPRSAATIELLAEHVDHICQLAGDAQHVAIGSDLDGGFGSEETPMGVDSIADVPRLADALAGRGYPTEDIAAIFAGNWLRFFSTHLPQ from the coding sequence ATGTTGCGAATGATTGATGCACATCTGGATCTGGCGTGGAACGCTCTGTCGTATGGGCGTGACATCACCCGGCCGCTGACTTCGATCAATGACTACGAACGCGGGATGAGCGACTGCCCTTCGCGCGGGCATGCGACGGTGTGTCTGCCGGAGATGCGTCGGGCGGGCATCGGCATCTGCGTCGGCACGCTGCTGGCCCGCGTCAAGCCGCAGGTGCGGCCGGCGGCGGGGCACGCACGCATCGGCATCGACTATCCGACCGCGCCGATGGCGGCGGCGGCGGCGATGGGGCAATTGGCGTATTACGATTGGCTGGAGCGCGAAGGTCATATTCGCCGCCTCCGGACTGCCTCCGATGTGCGCACCCACTGGGCGAATCACGCCGTCGATCCGCATAAGATCGGGCTGATTCTGGCCATGGAAGGGGCGGACCCGATCATCGCGCCCGACGATGCCCCCGCCTGGTTTGTGCGCGGATTGCGCGTGGTCAATCTGGTGCATCGGGGGCAGAACGCCTATGCCGTAGGCACCAGCGAGGAAGGCCCGCTGACGGCCGCGGGGATCGAGCTGCTCAAGCAGTTTGAAGACCTGGGCGTCATCGTCGACACGACGCATCTGTCGGACGCGAGCTTCTTTCAGACGCTCGACATTTTCAGCGGGCCGGTCATCGCCTCGCACAACAACTGCCGCACGCTCGCCCCGCATCAGCGGCAGTTTTCCGATGAACAGCTCCGCCTGCTCATCGAGCGCGAGGGCGTGATCGGCGTGGTGTTCAACAACTGGATGCTCGTGCCCGGATGGAAGACCGGCGTGACGCCCCGATCCGCCGCGACGATCGAACTGCTTGCCGAGCATGTGGACCACATCTGCCAACTCGCCGGGGACGCTCAGCATGTGGCGATCGGCTCCGACCTGGACGGGGGGTTCGGCTCCGAAGAGACGCCGATGGGCGTCGACTCCATCGCCGACGTCCCCCGCCTCGCCGACGCGCTGGCCGGCCGGGGCTACCCCACCGAAGACATCGCCGCGATCTTCGCCGGCAACTGGTTGAGGTTCTTCAGCACGCATCTGCCGCAGTGA
- a CDS encoding transketolase, whose protein sequence is MPAAATAFPIDLSKFVPLALDPMKPTLSAQDRATLAANIQLCRDAIIFFTACADARGLGGHTGGPFDIVPEVMIADAFMRGSDKVVPIFFDEAGHRVAIQYLMSVLNGDMDAERLMHYREFDSKLPGHPERGFTPGVKFSSGRLGHMWPYVNGVAMANPGKVVLMFGSDGSEMEGDDAEAARLAVAQKLNVKLLIDDNDVTIADHPSHYLGGYDVGKTLEGHGLTILRGPGEDLDDLFKRFQKAVSTNGPIALINKRKMAPHVKGIEGECHGHDVIKVSLAIDYLTAHGYPDAVEVLKSITKSKHSASFRGSSKETAKNRDLFGKFVNAQLDKMSPEERVAKVRVIDSDLEGSCGLNHIHKAHPEVFIASGVMERGNFSAAAGFGFEHGKQGIFATFSAFLEMCISEITMARLNESNAICHFSHAGCDDMADNTCHFGINNFFAANGLPAVEDHTRLYFPADQHQMKALIDRVFNDPGLRFIFSTRSAVPDILTEDGKPFFGGGYKFEPGKDEVIRKGSAGYVISYGEMLYRALDAVERAREAGLDVGLINKCTLNVMDDASLKLAGSSKFVLVVESQNQSTGLGSRLGSELLSRGLTPKYAYMGTTKPGNGGLWEHMPFQGLDPDSILAKIKSLA, encoded by the coding sequence ATGCCTGCCGCCGCCACCGCGTTTCCGATTGATCTTTCCAAGTTCGTCCCGCTTGCGCTTGACCCGATGAAGCCGACGCTCTCGGCTCAGGATCGCGCGACGCTGGCGGCGAATATTCAGCTCTGCCGCGACGCCATCATCTTCTTCACCGCCTGCGCCGACGCGCGCGGCCTCGGCGGTCACACCGGCGGGCCTTTCGACATCGTCCCCGAAGTCATGATCGCCGATGCGTTCATGCGCGGGTCCGACAAGGTCGTGCCGATCTTCTTCGATGAGGCCGGTCACCGCGTGGCGATTCAGTATCTGATGAGCGTGCTCAACGGCGACATGGACGCCGAGCGGCTCATGCACTACCGAGAGTTCGACTCGAAGCTGCCGGGCCACCCCGAGCGCGGATTCACGCCCGGCGTCAAGTTCAGCTCGGGGCGACTCGGGCACATGTGGCCCTACGTCAACGGCGTCGCGATGGCCAACCCCGGCAAGGTCGTGCTCATGTTCGGGTCCGACGGATCGGAGATGGAAGGCGACGACGCCGAGGCGGCCCGACTCGCCGTCGCGCAGAAGCTCAACGTCAAGCTGCTCATCGACGACAACGACGTCACCATCGCCGATCACCCGAGCCACTACCTGGGCGGCTACGACGTGGGCAAGACGCTCGAAGGCCACGGCCTGACGATCCTGCGCGGCCCCGGTGAAGATCTCGATGACCTGTTCAAGCGGTTCCAGAAAGCCGTCTCCACCAATGGTCCGATCGCACTGATCAACAAGCGCAAGATGGCGCCGCACGTCAAAGGCATCGAAGGCGAGTGTCATGGTCACGACGTGATCAAGGTCAGTCTCGCCATCGACTATCTGACCGCGCACGGATACCCCGATGCCGTCGAGGTCTTGAAGTCGATCACCAAGTCCAAGCACAGCGCCAGCTTCCGCGGGTCGAGCAAGGAAACCGCCAAAAACCGTGACCTTTTCGGCAAATTCGTCAATGCCCAGCTCGACAAGATGAGCCCCGAAGAGCGCGTCGCCAAGGTGCGCGTCATCGACAGCGACCTGGAAGGTTCGTGCGGCCTCAACCATATTCACAAGGCGCATCCCGAAGTGTTCATCGCCAGCGGCGTCATGGAGCGCGGCAACTTCTCCGCCGCCGCCGGCTTTGGCTTCGAGCACGGCAAGCAGGGCATCTTCGCCACCTTCAGCGCGTTCCTTGAAATGTGCATCAGCGAAATCACCATGGCCCGGCTCAATGAGTCCAACGCCATCTGCCACTTCTCGCATGCCGGCTGCGACGACATGGCCGACAACACCTGCCATTTCGGGATCAACAATTTCTTCGCCGCCAACGGGCTGCCCGCCGTCGAAGATCACACACGGCTCTACTTCCCCGCCGATCAGCATCAGATGAAGGCGCTGATCGATCGCGTGTTCAACGATCCGGGACTGCGGTTCATCTTCTCGACGCGCTCCGCCGTGCCGGACATTCTCACCGAAGACGGCAAGCCGTTCTTCGGCGGCGGCTACAAGTTCGAACCCGGCAAGGACGAAGTCATCCGCAAGGGCTCGGCCGGTTACGTCATCAGCTACGGCGAAATGCTCTACCGGGCGCTCGACGCCGTCGAACGGGCGCGCGAGGCGGGCCTCGACGTGGGCCTGATCAATAAGTGCACGCTCAACGTCATGGACGACGCGTCGCTCAAGCTCGCCGGTTCGTCCAAGTTCGTCCTCGTCGTCGAGTCGCAGAACCAGTCGACGGGCCTCGGCTCGCGGCTCGGGTCCGAGCTGCTGTCGCGCGGCCTGACACCCAAGTACGCCTACATGGGCACGACCAAGCCGGGCAACGGCGGGCTCTGGGAACACATGCCCTTCCAGGGCCTCGACCCTGATTCGATCCTCGCCAAGATCAAGTCGCTGGCGTAA
- a CDS encoding class I tRNA ligase family protein, protein MTLNMSLDKAYDAHAVQDQVAAWWDQANAFHAVPGAGGDPYVIVIPPPNVTAALHMGHALNNTIQDILIRWQRMRGKNAVWIPGTDHAGIATQTIVDKRLQSEGKKSLKDYKKIELDGGDGRAQFEKLVWAWKDEYEARITNQLQQMGCSCDFDRQRFTMDDICARAVREAFFELFKAGLIYRGKRLVNWDPVTQTALADDEVEMREIDGHFWYMKYPIIDEAGGLESPRPQYVTVATTRPETMLGDTAVAVNPNDPVNAKYIGQHVKLPIVNRIIPIIGDDYVVIPDPDSDDAKAKFASGFLKVTPAHDPNDYEIGRRHNLAAINVMAPDGTISEKHGWLDFDPAAVDEFCHELLGRDRYEAREAIVTWFRDQGLLAEVRPYSHSVGHSYRSHVPVEPYLSDQWYVKVTDDRLAGAALRAMANDQRSQTTPTSRDREGAVQPAAADQSALAYFITWSTYGCRLHGDERGTVHHATNLPGEPIVIESQGLHDTEADLMSSEPFTLDAAQRSVVRDTILEVCQHRGWRALVINVRTDHVHIVIEAADAPEKVMNDFKAYATRRLREASLVGNDQKLWARHGSTRYLNSPDTVEEACIYVHDRQGDDLGGTYRWDLPNEPRTSVSGPGGAQESDVADRSDIAGPLPHGRGSWEGELRFYPARYARTFQSWHENIRDWCISRQLWWGHRIPVWSRPKWDGEAYTEAQVMAYLQKFVVLPSVGDDKRKAAEMMAGICCVYEGDALYLCLRETRIEQAISPMLAQMGYTQDPDVLDTWFSSALWPISTLGWPEGTAELAAWNPSSTLCTAREIITLWVSRMVMFNLFFRACLPFKDVFIHAMIQDGEGQKMSKSLGNGVDPLDIIHSHGADAMRFTLAAMTTQTQDVGMPVDVVCPHCGHAFHPRTIKTPAGYVVAAPMVECESCHKKMATSFGVASGQAPGSDDAPAARNTSSKFDYGRNFANKLWNAGRFAMGILEEGAGGLKSPRLEIADRWILSRLARTIEKADKALAEYQFSYYAQEMYSFFWGDLCDWYLEAIKPVVREASDAGAAARATLAACLDASLRLLHPAMPYVTERMWRALNEIAPERGVTGLTLEPQELCIRAKWPKAEAALIDDKVETQFDLLKQVIVAIRTVRNEYNIPPRQSVKVAIKATGDSAAAIASAKAVIDTLAICETGDIGPGVAPGGEAATVVVGEIEVYVEGLIDPAAERQRLAKRLDELTKSRGALNGRLNNKGYTDKAPAHLVEQTRQQLADVEKELATVESKLAAYK, encoded by the coding sequence ATGACGTTGAACATGAGTCTGGACAAAGCATACGACGCGCACGCGGTGCAGGATCAGGTCGCCGCGTGGTGGGACCAAGCCAACGCTTTTCACGCCGTGCCCGGCGCCGGCGGCGATCCGTATGTGATCGTCATTCCCCCGCCCAATGTCACCGCCGCCCTGCACATGGGCCACGCCCTCAACAACACCATTCAGGACATCCTCATCCGCTGGCAGCGCATGCGCGGCAAGAACGCCGTCTGGATCCCCGGCACCGACCACGCCGGCATCGCCACACAGACCATCGTCGACAAACGCCTCCAATCCGAAGGCAAAAAATCGCTCAAGGACTACAAGAAGATCGAACTCGACGGCGGCGACGGCCGGGCGCAGTTCGAGAAACTCGTCTGGGCATGGAAGGACGAATACGAAGCCCGCATCACGAATCAGCTTCAACAGATGGGCTGCTCCTGCGACTTCGATCGCCAGCGCTTCACGATGGACGACATCTGCGCCCGCGCGGTGCGTGAAGCATTCTTCGAATTGTTCAAGGCGGGCTTGATTTACCGCGGCAAGCGCCTCGTCAACTGGGACCCCGTCACACAGACCGCCCTCGCCGATGACGAAGTCGAAATGCGCGAAATCGACGGGCACTTCTGGTACATGAAGTATCCCATCATCGACGAGGCGGGGGGACTTGAGTCCCCCCGTCCCCAGTACGTCACCGTCGCCACCACGCGCCCCGAAACAATGCTCGGCGACACCGCCGTGGCCGTGAACCCCAACGATCCCGTCAACGCCAAATACATCGGCCAGCACGTCAAACTGCCCATCGTCAACCGCATCATCCCCATCATCGGCGACGACTACGTCGTCATCCCTGATCCCGATTCCGATGACGCGAAGGCGAAATTCGCCAGCGGCTTTTTGAAAGTCACCCCCGCCCACGACCCCAACGACTACGAAATCGGCCGGCGCCACAATCTCGCCGCCATCAACGTCATGGCCCCCGACGGCACGATTTCCGAAAAGCACGGCTGGCTCGACTTCGATCCCGCCGCCGTCGATGAATTCTGCCACGAACTGCTCGGCCGCGACCGCTACGAAGCCCGCGAAGCCATCGTGACATGGTTCCGCGACCAGGGACTCCTCGCCGAGGTGCGCCCGTATTCGCACAGCGTCGGTCACAGCTACCGCTCACACGTTCCCGTCGAGCCGTACCTGAGCGATCAGTGGTACGTGAAGGTGACGGACGACCGCCTCGCCGGCGCCGCCCTGCGCGCGATGGCGAACGATCAGCGCAGTCAGACGACTCCGACGAGCCGCGACCGTGAGGGAGCGGTCCAACCCGCCGCCGCCGACCAATCGGCGCTCGCTTACTTCATCACGTGGAGCACCTACGGCTGCCGTCTTCACGGCGACGAACGCGGGACGGTCCACCACGCGACCAACCTGCCCGGCGAGCCGATCGTCATCGAATCGCAGGGCCTGCACGATACGGAAGCCGACCTGATGAGCAGCGAGCCGTTCACGCTCGACGCGGCGCAGCGTTCCGTTGTGCGCGACACGATTCTCGAAGTTTGCCAGCATCGCGGCTGGCGGGCGCTGGTGATCAATGTCCGCACGGATCACGTGCATATCGTCATCGAGGCCGCCGACGCGCCCGAGAAGGTCATGAACGATTTCAAGGCCTACGCCACGCGCCGCCTGCGTGAAGCTTCGCTCGTGGGCAATGATCAGAAACTCTGGGCGCGCCACGGCAGCACGCGATATCTCAACAGCCCGGACACCGTCGAGGAAGCGTGCATCTACGTGCACGACCGTCAGGGCGACGATCTTGGCGGAACCTACCGATGGGACCTCCCCAACGAGCCGCGCACGTCAGTAAGCGGTCCGGGCGGCGCTCAAGAGTCGGATGTCGCCGATCGTTCGGATATCGCCGGACCGCTCCCTCACGGTCGCGGCTCGTGGGAAGGCGAATTGCGCTTCTACCCCGCGCGCTATGCCCGCACGTTCCAGTCATGGCACGAAAACATCCGCGATTGGTGCATCAGCCGCCAGCTTTGGTGGGGGCATCGCATTCCGGTGTGGAGCCGACCGAAATGGGACGGCGAAGCATACACCGAAGCGCAGGTGATGGCGTACCTGCAGAAATTCGTCGTGTTGCCGTCCGTCGGCGACGACAAGCGCAAGGCGGCGGAAATGATGGCGGGCATCTGCTGCGTCTATGAAGGTGATGCGCTCTACCTGTGTTTGCGCGAGACGCGGATCGAACAGGCGATCAGCCCGATGCTCGCACAAATGGGCTACACGCAAGACCCCGATGTCCTCGACACATGGTTCAGCTCCGCGCTTTGGCCGATTTCGACGTTGGGTTGGCCGGAGGGGACGGCGGAACTGGCGGCGTGGAATCCGTCGTCGACGCTTTGCACCGCGCGCGAGATCATCACGCTCTGGGTCTCGCGCATGGTGATGTTCAATCTGTTCTTCCGCGCGTGTCTGCCCTTCAAGGATGTGTTCATTCACGCGATGATTCAGGACGGCGAGGGGCAGAAGATGAGTAAGTCCCTCGGCAACGGTGTGGACCCGCTCGACATCATTCACTCGCACGGGGCGGACGCGATGCGCTTCACCCTCGCGGCGATGACGACGCAGACGCAGGATGTGGGCATGCCCGTCGATGTGGTCTGCCCGCATTGCGGTCATGCGTTTCACCCCCGGACCATCAAAACACCCGCGGGATACGTCGTCGCGGCGCCGATGGTCGAGTGCGAATCGTGTCACAAGAAAATGGCGACCTCCTTCGGCGTCGCATCGGGTCAGGCCCCCGGAAGTGATGACGCACCCGCGGCGCGGAATACGTCGAGCAAGTTCGATTATGGGCGCAACTTCGCGAACAAGCTCTGGAACGCGGGGCGGTTCGCGATGGGGATTCTGGAGGAGGGAGCGGGGGGACTGAAGTCCCCCCGCCTTGAAATCGCGGATCGTTGGATTTTGTCGCGGCTGGCGCGCACGATCGAGAAGGCCGACAAAGCGCTGGCGGAGTACCAGTTCAGCTATTACGCGCAGGAGATGTACAGCTTCTTCTGGGGCGATCTGTGCGACTGGTATCTGGAGGCGATCAAGCCGGTCGTGCGGGAGGCGAGCGATGCGGGGGCGGCGGCTCGTGCGACGCTCGCGGCGTGCCTCGATGCGAGTTTGCGACTCCTGCATCCGGCCATGCCGTATGTGACGGAGCGGATGTGGCGGGCGCTCAATGAGATTGCGCCGGAGCGCGGGGTGACGGGGCTGACGCTCGAGCCGCAGGAGCTTTGCATTCGGGCCAAGTGGCCCAAGGCGGAGGCGGCGCTGATCGATGACAAGGTCGAAACGCAATTCGATCTGCTCAAGCAGGTCATCGTGGCGATTCGTACGGTGCGCAACGAGTACAACATTCCGCCGCGGCAGTCGGTGAAGGTCGCCATCAAAGCGACCGGCGACAGCGCGGCGGCGATCGCCTCGGCGAAAGCGGTCATCGACACGCTGGCGATCTGCGAAACGGGCGACATTGGCCCCGGTGTCGCGCCCGGCGGCGAGGCGGCGACGGTCGTCGTGGGCGAAATCGAAGTGTATGTCGAAGGCCTGATCGACCCCGCGGCGGAGCGGCAGCGGCTTGCCAAGCGACTCGACGAACTGACCAAATCGCGCGGCGCTCTGAACGGCCGGCTCAACAACAAGGGCTACACCGACAAGGCCCCGGCGCATCTGGTGGAGCAGACGCGCCAACAGCTTGCGGATGTCGAAAAGGAACTCGCCACGGTCGAGTCCAAGTTAGCTGCCTACAAATAA
- a CDS encoding sulfatase-like hydrolase/transferase, whose protein sequence is MNDRMIARLVVAILMMCIAALGADKPNILLIMSDDMGFSDIGCYGGEVATPNLDQLAAEGLRFTQFYNTSRCCPTRASLLTGLYPHQAGMGHMTGGYSPRESDGYVGDINEHCLTIAQVLRPAGYATYACGKWHVAKDDGPKGPMHNWPLQRGFDRFYGTIKGGGNYYDPTALCRGNTYITPVNDALYKPDTFYYTNAIADNAVMFLKDHADKSPDKPFFMYIAFTAAHWPMHALPEDIAKYHGKYDAGYEPIRKARFERLKQLGLIDPSWDLSPQAGDWDKVKHKEWEARCMEVYAAMIDRMDQNIGHIIEELKREGQLDNTVIFFLQDNGGCAEGIGRGERKQPYPTNLKPMGPDELQTEIITKQTRDGRPVRQGPEAMPGPADTYISYGRDWANVSNTPFRQYKHFVHEGGISTPLIVHWPRGIDASRDGKLVTTPGHLIDLMATCIDLGGATYPKQANGHDITPMQGVSLRPTFDGKTIDRGRPIFWEHEGNAAVRDGKWKLVRFGNYYSVDGKHDMDWTLYDMEADRTEMHDVAAAHPDIVKRLAEAWFEWAQSSKVLPWPWKKDPGPVHP, encoded by the coding sequence ATGAATGATCGAATGATTGCGCGGCTTGTCGTCGCAATTCTCATGATGTGCATTGCGGCGCTCGGAGCGGATAAACCCAACATTCTGCTCATCATGTCCGACGATATGGGCTTTTCCGACATCGGCTGCTACGGCGGCGAAGTCGCCACGCCGAATCTCGATCAGCTCGCGGCGGAGGGTTTGCGATTCACGCAGTTCTACAACACCTCGCGCTGCTGCCCGACGCGCGCATCCCTGCTCACCGGGCTTTACCCGCATCAGGCCGGCATGGGTCACATGACCGGCGGCTACTCGCCGCGCGAATCCGACGGCTACGTCGGCGACATCAATGAGCATTGCCTGACCATCGCCCAAGTGCTCCGCCCCGCCGGTTACGCCACCTATGCCTGCGGCAAGTGGCACGTCGCCAAAGACGACGGCCCCAAAGGCCCGATGCACAACTGGCCCCTTCAGCGCGGTTTCGATCGGTTTTACGGCACCATCAAAGGCGGCGGCAACTACTACGACCCGACCGCCCTCTGCCGAGGCAACACGTACATCACGCCCGTCAACGATGCGCTCTACAAGCCCGACACGTTCTACTACACCAATGCCATCGCAGACAACGCGGTGATGTTCCTCAAGGATCATGCGGACAAGTCGCCCGACAAACCGTTCTTCATGTACATCGCCTTCACCGCCGCGCACTGGCCGATGCATGCCCTGCCCGAAGACATCGCAAAATATCACGGCAAGTACGACGCCGGCTACGAGCCGATTCGTAAGGCGCGATTCGAGCGACTCAAACAACTGGGACTCATCGATCCGTCGTGGGATTTGTCGCCGCAGGCGGGCGATTGGGACAAGGTCAAGCACAAGGAATGGGAAGCGCGCTGCATGGAAGTTTACGCGGCGATGATCGACCGCATGGATCAGAACATCGGGCACATCATCGAAGAGCTCAAGCGTGAAGGCCAGCTCGACAACACGGTGATCTTCTTCCTTCAGGACAACGGCGGATGCGCCGAGGGCATCGGTCGCGGCGAGCGCAAGCAGCCGTATCCGACGAACCTGAAACCCATGGGACCCGACGAGTTGCAGACGGAGATCATCACGAAGCAGACGCGCGACGGTCGCCCCGTGCGGCAAGGCCCCGAGGCGATGCCGGGTCCGGCGGACACTTATATCTCCTACGGGCGCGACTGGGCGAACGTGTCCAACACGCCCTTCCGTCAGTACAAGCATTTCGTGCATGAAGGCGGGATTTCGACGCCGCTGATCGTGCACTGGCCGCGCGGCATCGACGCGTCGCGCGACGGCAAGCTGGTCACGACGCCCGGGCACCTCATCGACCTCATGGCGACCTGCATCGACCTCGGCGGTGCGACATACCCGAAGCAGGCGAACGGTCACGACATCACGCCGATGCAGGGCGTGAGTCTGCGTCCGACGTTCGATGGCAAGACGATCGATCGCGGCCGGCCGATCTTCTGGGAGCACGAAGGCAACGCGGCGGTACGCGACGGGAAGTGGAAGCTGGTGCGCTTCGGCAACTACTACAGCGTCGATGGGAAGCATGACATGGACTGGACGCTCTACGACATGGAAGCGGATCGTACGGAAATGCATGACGTCGCGGCGGCGCACCCGGACATCGTCAAGCGGCTCGCCGAGGCGTGGTTCGAGTGGGCGCAGTCGTCGAAAGTTTTGCCCTGGCCCTGGAAGAAGGATCCGGGACCGGTGCATCCGTGA